From the genome of Aquila chrysaetos chrysaetos chromosome 12, bAquChr1.4, whole genome shotgun sequence, one region includes:
- the LOC115348959 gene encoding activated RNA polymerase II transcriptional coactivator p15-like: MPKAKDLAGASSSESGPEEEGKKRKKEMSSKSEKRLKTEAKPSKVTEKPPGQGSEEEGMFQIGKMRYVRVSCFKGKVLVDIREFYADKEGDMKPGRKGIALSAEQWNQLKEIVPEIDAAVKKL, translated from the exons ATGCCCAAGGCCAAGGACTTGGCGGGGGCGAGCAGCTCGGAGAGCGGAccggaggaggaggggaag aaaagaaagaaagaaatgtcttctAAGTcagagaaaaggctgaaaacagAGGCCAAGCCTTCAAAGGTGACAGAAAAACCTCCGGGGCAAGGTAGTGAAGAGGAGGGCATGTTCCAG ATTGGGAAGATGCGTTATGTCAGAGTGTCCTGCTTCAAGGGGAAGGTCCTCGTGGACATCAGGGAGTTTTACGCTGACAAGGAGGGCGACATGAAACCGGGGAGGAAAG GGATTGCCTTGTCTGCAGAGCAGTGGAACCAGCTGAAGGAGATCGTTCCTGAGATTGATGCTGCAGTAAAGAAATTATGA
- the NCLN gene encoding nicalin isoform X1, giving the protein MLEEAGEVLESVLKASCLPLSFLLFVPAVLLLLGPPPAAEAAHEFTVYRMQQYELGGQPYGTRSAVLNTEARTVEADVLSRRCVMMRLVDFSYEQYQKALRQSAGAVVIILPRSISSVPQDVVRQFMEIEPEMLAMETIVPVYFAVEDEELLSIYEQTRAASASQGSASAAEVLLHTATANGFQMVTSGAQSKAINDWLIPSVEGRLTGLGGEDLPTVVIVAHYDSFGVAPWLSHGADSNGSGISVLLELARLFSRLYTYRRTHAGYNLLFFASGGGKFNYQGTKRWLEDNLDHTDSSLLQDNVAFVLCLDTLGRGDSLHLHVSKPPKEGTLQHAFLRELEMVVASQFPEVKFSMVHKKINLAEDMLAWEHERFAIRRLPAFTISHLESHRDSLRNSIMDRRARIDTKALTRNTRIIAEALTRVIYNLTEKGAPADLQIFTDQMQIQQEQLESVMDWLSSQPRAAQLIDKDSTFLNTLEYYMGRYLKDVKQHHVKADKRDPEFVFYDQLKQVMNAYRVKPAIFDLLLAVCIAAYLGVAYVAVQHFGLLYKMIQRLSLKTKHQ; this is encoded by the exons aTGCTGGAGGAGGCGGGCGAGGTGCTGGAGTCGGTGCTGAAGGCCTCATGCCTGCCGCTCAGCTTCCTGCTCTTCGTGCCCGCTGTGCTTCTGCTCCTgggcccgccgcccgccgccgagGCCGCCCACGAGTTCACGGTCTACCGCATGCAGCAGTACGAGCTGGGCGGGCAGCCCTACG GCACCAGGAGCGCAGTGCTTAACACAGAAGCCCGCACTGTAGAAGCAGATGTCCTGAGCCGCCGCTGCGTCATGATGCGGCTGGTGGATTTCTCCTATGAGCAGTACCAGAAGGCTCTCCGCCAGTCAGCTGGTGCTGTGGTGATCATCTTGCCGCGATCTATCTCTTCTGTCCCACAGGATGTTgtaagg CAATTCATGGAGATAGAGCCGGAAATGCTTGCTATGGAAACCATTGTGCCAGTCTACTTTGCAGTGGAAGATGAAGAGCTGCTGTCTATCTATGAACAAACGCGGGCTGCTTCTGCATCGCAGGGTTCTGCCTCGGCTGCAGAAG TTCTGCTGCACACAGCAACTGCCAATGGCTTCCAGATGGTGACCAGTGGGGCCCAAAGCAAAGCTATCAATGACTGGCTCATACCCAGTGTGGAG ggAAGGCTGACTGGGCTGGGTGGAGAAGACCTGCCCACTGTTGTGATAGTTGCCCACTATGACTCTTTTGGAGTGGCTCCA TGGCTGTCACATGGTGCTGACTCCAATGGCAGTGGTATCTCAGTGCTACTGGAACTAGCCAGGCTGTTTTCCCGGCTCTACACCTACAGACGTACCCATGCTGG GTATAACTTGCTGTTCTTTGCATCTGGAGGTGGCAAGTTTAATTATCAAGGAACCAAGCGGTGGCTAGAAGACAATTTGGACCACACTG ATTCCAGCCTGCTGCAGGACAACGTAGCATTTGTTCTCTGCCTTGATACTCTGGGCCGAGGCGATAGCCTTCATCTCCATGTCTCAAAGCCTCCCAAGGAGGGGACCTTGCAGCATGCGTTTCTGAGAGAACTGGAGATg GTTGTTGCCAGCCAGTTCCCAGAGGTGAAGTTTTCCATGGTGCACAAGAAGATAAACTTGGCTGAAGACATGCTGGCATGGGAGCATGAGCGTTTTGCAATCCGACGCTTGCCAGCATTCACCATCTCCCATCTGGAGAGCCACCGGGACAGCCTACGCAACAGCATCATGGATAGGAG GGCACGAATAGACACTAAGGCACTAACGAGGAACACTAGAATCATTGCTGAGGCTTTGACAAGGGTCATCTATAACCTAACAGAAAAG ggAGCACCTGCAGATCTGCAGATCTTCACAGATCAGATG cagatccAGCAGGAGCAACTAGAATCAGTGATGGACTGGCTGAGCAGTcagcccagggctgcccagctgATTGATAAAGACAGCACCTTCCTCAACACCTTAGAATATTATATGGGTCGCTACCTGAAGGATGTCAAACAGCATCATGTAAAGGCAGAcaaaag gGACCCTGAGTTTGTTTTCTATGACCAGCTGAAACAGGTGATGAATGCATACAG GGTCAAGCCAGCAATCTTTGACCTGCTTCTGGCTGTCTGTATCGCAGCCTACCTTGGTGTTGCCTATGTTGCAGTGCAG CACTTTGGTCTCCTTTACAAGATGATACAGAGATTATCCCTTAAAACCAAACATCAGTGA
- the NCLN gene encoding nicalin isoform X2 has product MLEEAGEVLESVLKASCLPLSFLLFVPAVLLLLGPPPAAEAAHEFTVYRMQQYELGGQPYGTRSAVLNTEARTVEADVLSRRCVMMRLVDFSYEQYQKALRQSAGAVVIILPRSISSVPQDVVRQFMEIEPEMLAMETIVPVYFAVEDEELLSIYEQTRAASASQGSASAAEVLLHTATANGFQMVTSGAQSKAINDWLIPSVEGRLTGLGGEDLPTVVIVAHYDSFGVAPWLSHGADSNGSGISVLLELARLFSRLYTYRRTHAGYNLLFFASGGGKFNYQGTKRWLEDNLDHTDSSLLQDNVAFVLCLDTLGRGDSLHLHVSKPPKEGTLQHAFLRELEMVVASQFPEVKFSMVHKKINLAEDMLAWEHERFAIRRLPAFTISHLESHRDSLRNSIMDRRARIDTKALTRNTRIIAEALTRVIYNLTEKGAPADLQIFTDQMIQQEQLESVMDWLSSQPRAAQLIDKDSTFLNTLEYYMGRYLKDVKQHHVKADKRDPEFVFYDQLKQVMNAYRVKPAIFDLLLAVCIAAYLGVAYVAVQHFGLLYKMIQRLSLKTKHQ; this is encoded by the exons aTGCTGGAGGAGGCGGGCGAGGTGCTGGAGTCGGTGCTGAAGGCCTCATGCCTGCCGCTCAGCTTCCTGCTCTTCGTGCCCGCTGTGCTTCTGCTCCTgggcccgccgcccgccgccgagGCCGCCCACGAGTTCACGGTCTACCGCATGCAGCAGTACGAGCTGGGCGGGCAGCCCTACG GCACCAGGAGCGCAGTGCTTAACACAGAAGCCCGCACTGTAGAAGCAGATGTCCTGAGCCGCCGCTGCGTCATGATGCGGCTGGTGGATTTCTCCTATGAGCAGTACCAGAAGGCTCTCCGCCAGTCAGCTGGTGCTGTGGTGATCATCTTGCCGCGATCTATCTCTTCTGTCCCACAGGATGTTgtaagg CAATTCATGGAGATAGAGCCGGAAATGCTTGCTATGGAAACCATTGTGCCAGTCTACTTTGCAGTGGAAGATGAAGAGCTGCTGTCTATCTATGAACAAACGCGGGCTGCTTCTGCATCGCAGGGTTCTGCCTCGGCTGCAGAAG TTCTGCTGCACACAGCAACTGCCAATGGCTTCCAGATGGTGACCAGTGGGGCCCAAAGCAAAGCTATCAATGACTGGCTCATACCCAGTGTGGAG ggAAGGCTGACTGGGCTGGGTGGAGAAGACCTGCCCACTGTTGTGATAGTTGCCCACTATGACTCTTTTGGAGTGGCTCCA TGGCTGTCACATGGTGCTGACTCCAATGGCAGTGGTATCTCAGTGCTACTGGAACTAGCCAGGCTGTTTTCCCGGCTCTACACCTACAGACGTACCCATGCTGG GTATAACTTGCTGTTCTTTGCATCTGGAGGTGGCAAGTTTAATTATCAAGGAACCAAGCGGTGGCTAGAAGACAATTTGGACCACACTG ATTCCAGCCTGCTGCAGGACAACGTAGCATTTGTTCTCTGCCTTGATACTCTGGGCCGAGGCGATAGCCTTCATCTCCATGTCTCAAAGCCTCCCAAGGAGGGGACCTTGCAGCATGCGTTTCTGAGAGAACTGGAGATg GTTGTTGCCAGCCAGTTCCCAGAGGTGAAGTTTTCCATGGTGCACAAGAAGATAAACTTGGCTGAAGACATGCTGGCATGGGAGCATGAGCGTTTTGCAATCCGACGCTTGCCAGCATTCACCATCTCCCATCTGGAGAGCCACCGGGACAGCCTACGCAACAGCATCATGGATAGGAG GGCACGAATAGACACTAAGGCACTAACGAGGAACACTAGAATCATTGCTGAGGCTTTGACAAGGGTCATCTATAACCTAACAGAAAAG ggAGCACCTGCAGATCTGCAGATCTTCACAGATCAGATG atccAGCAGGAGCAACTAGAATCAGTGATGGACTGGCTGAGCAGTcagcccagggctgcccagctgATTGATAAAGACAGCACCTTCCTCAACACCTTAGAATATTATATGGGTCGCTACCTGAAGGATGTCAAACAGCATCATGTAAAGGCAGAcaaaag gGACCCTGAGTTTGTTTTCTATGACCAGCTGAAACAGGTGATGAATGCATACAG GGTCAAGCCAGCAATCTTTGACCTGCTTCTGGCTGTCTGTATCGCAGCCTACCTTGGTGTTGCCTATGTTGCAGTGCAG CACTTTGGTCTCCTTTACAAGATGATACAGAGATTATCCCTTAAAACCAAACATCAGTGA
- the NCLN gene encoding nicalin isoform X3, whose protein sequence is MMRLVDFSYEQYQKALRQSAGAVVIILPRSISSVPQDVVRQFMEIEPEMLAMETIVPVYFAVEDEELLSIYEQTRAASASQGSASAAEVLLHTATANGFQMVTSGAQSKAINDWLIPSVEGRLTGLGGEDLPTVVIVAHYDSFGVAPWLSHGADSNGSGISVLLELARLFSRLYTYRRTHAGYNLLFFASGGGKFNYQGTKRWLEDNLDHTDSSLLQDNVAFVLCLDTLGRGDSLHLHVSKPPKEGTLQHAFLRELEMVVASQFPEVKFSMVHKKINLAEDMLAWEHERFAIRRLPAFTISHLESHRDSLRNSIMDRRARIDTKALTRNTRIIAEALTRVIYNLTEKGAPADLQIFTDQMQIQQEQLESVMDWLSSQPRAAQLIDKDSTFLNTLEYYMGRYLKDVKQHHVKADKRDPEFVFYDQLKQVMNAYRVKPAIFDLLLAVCIAAYLGVAYVAVQHFGLLYKMIQRLSLKTKHQ, encoded by the exons ATGATGCGGCTGGTGGATTTCTCCTATGAGCAGTACCAGAAGGCTCTCCGCCAGTCAGCTGGTGCTGTGGTGATCATCTTGCCGCGATCTATCTCTTCTGTCCCACAGGATGTTgtaagg CAATTCATGGAGATAGAGCCGGAAATGCTTGCTATGGAAACCATTGTGCCAGTCTACTTTGCAGTGGAAGATGAAGAGCTGCTGTCTATCTATGAACAAACGCGGGCTGCTTCTGCATCGCAGGGTTCTGCCTCGGCTGCAGAAG TTCTGCTGCACACAGCAACTGCCAATGGCTTCCAGATGGTGACCAGTGGGGCCCAAAGCAAAGCTATCAATGACTGGCTCATACCCAGTGTGGAG ggAAGGCTGACTGGGCTGGGTGGAGAAGACCTGCCCACTGTTGTGATAGTTGCCCACTATGACTCTTTTGGAGTGGCTCCA TGGCTGTCACATGGTGCTGACTCCAATGGCAGTGGTATCTCAGTGCTACTGGAACTAGCCAGGCTGTTTTCCCGGCTCTACACCTACAGACGTACCCATGCTGG GTATAACTTGCTGTTCTTTGCATCTGGAGGTGGCAAGTTTAATTATCAAGGAACCAAGCGGTGGCTAGAAGACAATTTGGACCACACTG ATTCCAGCCTGCTGCAGGACAACGTAGCATTTGTTCTCTGCCTTGATACTCTGGGCCGAGGCGATAGCCTTCATCTCCATGTCTCAAAGCCTCCCAAGGAGGGGACCTTGCAGCATGCGTTTCTGAGAGAACTGGAGATg GTTGTTGCCAGCCAGTTCCCAGAGGTGAAGTTTTCCATGGTGCACAAGAAGATAAACTTGGCTGAAGACATGCTGGCATGGGAGCATGAGCGTTTTGCAATCCGACGCTTGCCAGCATTCACCATCTCCCATCTGGAGAGCCACCGGGACAGCCTACGCAACAGCATCATGGATAGGAG GGCACGAATAGACACTAAGGCACTAACGAGGAACACTAGAATCATTGCTGAGGCTTTGACAAGGGTCATCTATAACCTAACAGAAAAG ggAGCACCTGCAGATCTGCAGATCTTCACAGATCAGATG cagatccAGCAGGAGCAACTAGAATCAGTGATGGACTGGCTGAGCAGTcagcccagggctgcccagctgATTGATAAAGACAGCACCTTCCTCAACACCTTAGAATATTATATGGGTCGCTACCTGAAGGATGTCAAACAGCATCATGTAAAGGCAGAcaaaag gGACCCTGAGTTTGTTTTCTATGACCAGCTGAAACAGGTGATGAATGCATACAG GGTCAAGCCAGCAATCTTTGACCTGCTTCTGGCTGTCTGTATCGCAGCCTACCTTGGTGTTGCCTATGTTGCAGTGCAG CACTTTGGTCTCCTTTACAAGATGATACAGAGATTATCCCTTAAAACCAAACATCAGTGA